From a region of the Haloferax volcanii DS2 genome:
- a CDS encoding MFS transporter, which translates to MTETQERRVVGLVAGSHVVNHAYLVALAPVIGLVADDFGVSIAAVGLAIGVQGGVVTLLQLPFGYLSDARSRTLVLAISLGFGAAGIVATALAPSYPWLLASQALLGVGIAGHHPAHYPLLATASSETNRGRAYSLHALGGSLGFAVSYAIAAGVGALGFGWRWTVAGIAVFGAAFALVALPVARGFPERIRKPAAEDRPSSRPTLAGIRRGASELLSSSGLMGLALLSFLTSAAAWCIRTYSPQLLTAGYGLAPGTANLLVSAMLVVGAGTILVGGALTDRVGPGTVALGGYAALAGLAALLATGSIPLALVASILPFSGTISVSRPARSTLADRLSERADLGKNFAVVTVGISLGGAVAPPAFGALIDLAGVRVTFGVVAVLGLLSFGLTRWLLGRVDGSARRPQATPSD; encoded by the coding sequence GTGACGGAGACACAGGAGCGCCGCGTGGTCGGCCTCGTCGCCGGCTCGCACGTCGTCAACCACGCCTATCTGGTCGCGCTCGCGCCCGTCATCGGCCTCGTCGCCGACGACTTCGGCGTGAGCATCGCCGCCGTCGGCCTCGCCATCGGCGTCCAAGGCGGCGTCGTGACGCTCCTGCAACTCCCCTTCGGCTACCTCTCCGACGCGCGAAGCCGGACGCTCGTCCTCGCCATCTCGCTCGGGTTCGGCGCGGCTGGCATCGTCGCCACCGCGCTCGCGCCCTCGTACCCGTGGCTCCTCGCCTCGCAGGCGCTTCTCGGCGTCGGCATCGCGGGCCACCACCCCGCCCACTACCCGCTTTTGGCGACCGCCTCCTCGGAGACGAACCGCGGGCGGGCGTACTCGCTGCACGCCCTCGGCGGGTCGCTCGGCTTCGCCGTCTCGTACGCCATCGCCGCCGGCGTCGGCGCGCTCGGGTTCGGCTGGCGCTGGACCGTCGCGGGCATCGCCGTCTTCGGCGCGGCGTTCGCGCTCGTCGCGCTCCCGGTCGCCCGCGGCTTCCCCGAGCGAATCCGAAAGCCGGCGGCGGAAGACCGCCCGTCGTCGCGCCCCACGCTCGCGGGGATTCGGCGGGGCGCGTCGGAACTCCTCTCGTCGTCGGGGCTGATGGGGCTCGCGCTCCTCTCGTTTCTCACTTCGGCGGCCGCGTGGTGCATCCGGACGTACTCGCCGCAACTGCTCACCGCCGGCTACGGCCTCGCGCCGGGGACGGCGAACCTCCTCGTCTCGGCGATGCTCGTCGTCGGCGCGGGGACGATTCTCGTCGGCGGCGCGCTCACCGACCGGGTCGGTCCCGGCACCGTCGCCCTCGGCGGGTACGCCGCGCTCGCCGGACTGGCGGCGCTCCTTGCGACCGGGTCGATCCCGCTCGCGCTCGTCGCGTCGATTCTCCCCTTCAGCGGGACCATCAGCGTCTCCCGGCCCGCGCGGTCGACGCTCGCGGACCGCCTCTCGGAGCGCGCCGATCTCGGGAAGAACTTCGCCGTCGTCACCGTCGGCATCTCGCTCGGCGGGGCCGTCGCGCCCCCGGCGTTCGGGGCGCTCATCGACCTCGCCGGCGTGCGCGTCACCTTCGGCGTCGTCGCCGTCCTCGGCCTGCTGTCGTTCGGGCTGACCCGGTGGCTCCTCGGCCGGGTCGATGGATCGGCGCGACGGCCGCAGGCGACCCCGAGCGACTGA
- a CDS encoding ester cyclase, with translation MRVADELWNKREYEVIKEEYDPLVEVHAFSDPDGIIGTDAVEEWARRYHDAFSDFHVELFDVTVRDDRVYGRYRLTGTHDGTLRSARGDIPATHRKMDTWGIVEARYEGGLCVEEWNSTVSMSMLSQFGVAPE, from the coding sequence ATGCGCGTGGCGGACGAACTGTGGAACAAACGCGAGTACGAGGTCATCAAAGAGGAGTACGACCCTCTGGTCGAGGTCCACGCCTTCTCTGACCCCGACGGCATCATCGGGACCGACGCGGTCGAGGAGTGGGCGCGGCGGTACCACGACGCCTTCTCCGACTTCCACGTGGAACTGTTCGACGTGACGGTGCGGGACGACCGCGTCTACGGTCGGTATCGGCTGACCGGCACCCACGACGGGACGCTCCGGAGCGCCCGCGGCGACATCCCGGCGACCCACCGCAAGATGGACACGTGGGGCATCGTGGAAGCGCGCTACGAGGGTGGACTGTGCGTCGAGGAGTGGAACAGCACCGTCAGCATGTCCATGCTGTCACAGTTCGGCGTCGCGCCCGAGTGA
- a CDS encoding vWA domain-containing protein has product MALTEFFLFPLGLVALLGAVPLIILYLLRPEPVRRTLPTFRFLADAAGRSASNPIFDRLLRSLLLLIQLVALVALVGSLATPYVLVPESETVQETVLVVDTSASMGVRDGGGTRFDSALAAARDEVSGTTSVVAAGASADVVLRRGSATDARAALDGLQASDAPGDLRSAITAAASVAGEDARVVVLSDFADDSPWSDAVREARARGLVVELQQFAGGGAGNVGIVDRRFSGANVTVTVKNYGDSAATRTLSLAGATREVRMDPGDVATATLPVPAGGGRVELSPGDAFPTDDALYVAAPGDASVDVLVLTNDENRYLTAALSVIPEVSLTVDNPPTAVSTNYDVVIYSNVNPGRLLAGNVEAGREIVADGGGVAIQAQEESPSYGDLRLVSQGSVETNPTIGTVESHPITRDITFPPPTEYVAGDLRSGQSLVNTTDGTSLVAVERRGAGRVLYYGFMEDSSAFKYNYQYPVFWKRSVFYLAGRSTLSELNRATGGSLAAGANRTVETPAGEATGPEVRLDDAGFYRVGDERFSASLLSEAESDVAAAPLDGESAPSDYPTRVEEREVPDPLTEWAALVALAATMVELAYLRRRGDL; this is encoded by the coding sequence ATGGCCCTCACCGAGTTCTTCTTGTTCCCCCTCGGGTTGGTCGCCCTCCTGGGGGCAGTCCCGCTCATCATCCTCTATCTGTTGCGGCCGGAGCCGGTCCGGCGCACCCTCCCGACCTTCCGGTTCCTCGCGGACGCGGCGGGGCGAAGCGCTTCGAACCCCATCTTCGACCGGCTGCTTCGGAGCCTGCTTCTCCTCATCCAACTGGTCGCGCTCGTCGCGCTCGTCGGCTCGCTGGCGACGCCGTACGTGCTGGTTCCCGAGTCGGAGACGGTCCAAGAGACCGTCCTCGTCGTGGACACGAGCGCGAGCATGGGCGTCCGCGACGGCGGCGGGACGCGATTCGACAGCGCCCTCGCCGCGGCGCGAGACGAGGTGTCCGGCACGACCTCGGTCGTTGCGGCGGGCGCGAGCGCGGACGTAGTGCTCCGCCGGGGGAGCGCGACCGACGCCCGCGCCGCCCTCGACGGCCTGCAAGCGAGCGACGCGCCGGGTGACCTGCGCTCCGCGATTACCGCCGCCGCCTCCGTCGCCGGCGAGGACGCCCGCGTCGTCGTTCTGAGCGACTTCGCGGACGACTCGCCGTGGAGCGACGCGGTCCGCGAAGCCCGCGCCCGCGGCCTCGTGGTCGAACTCCAGCAGTTCGCGGGCGGCGGCGCGGGCAACGTCGGCATCGTCGACCGGCGCTTCTCCGGCGCGAACGTCACCGTGACGGTGAAGAACTACGGCGATTCGGCGGCGACGCGGACGCTCTCGCTCGCCGGAGCCACCCGAGAGGTCCGCATGGACCCCGGTGACGTGGCGACCGCGACGCTCCCGGTCCCCGCGGGCGGCGGGCGCGTCGAACTCTCGCCGGGCGACGCCTTCCCGACCGACGACGCGCTGTACGTCGCGGCCCCCGGGGACGCCTCGGTGGACGTGCTCGTCCTCACGAACGACGAGAACCGATATCTGACGGCCGCGCTGTCGGTCATCCCCGAGGTGTCTTTGACCGTGGACAACCCGCCGACGGCCGTCTCGACGAACTACGACGTGGTTATTTACAGCAACGTCAACCCCGGTCGGCTGCTCGCGGGCAACGTCGAGGCCGGCCGCGAAATCGTCGCCGACGGCGGCGGCGTGGCGATTCAGGCCCAAGAGGAGTCGCCGAGCTACGGCGACCTGCGGCTCGTCTCGCAGGGAAGCGTCGAGACGAATCCGACCATCGGGACCGTCGAGAGCCATCCGATAACCCGCGATATCACCTTCCCGCCACCGACCGAGTACGTCGCGGGTGACCTCCGGTCCGGCCAGTCGCTCGTGAACACGACCGACGGCACCTCGCTCGTCGCCGTCGAGCGCCGCGGGGCCGGCCGCGTCCTCTACTACGGCTTCATGGAGGACAGCTCGGCGTTCAAGTACAACTACCAGTACCCCGTGTTCTGGAAGCGCTCGGTGTTCTACCTCGCCGGGCGCTCGACGCTCTCCGAGTTGAACCGGGCGACCGGCGGGTCGCTCGCGGCGGGCGCGAACCGGACCGTCGAGACGCCCGCGGGCGAGGCGACCGGCCCGGAGGTCCGCCTCGACGACGCCGGCTTCTACCGCGTCGGCGACGAGCGGTTCTCGGCGTCGCTCCTCAGCGAGGCCGAGTCCGACGTGGCCGCCGCGCCGCTTGACGGCGAGTCGGCCCCCTCGGACTACCCGACGCGGGTCGAAGAGCGCGAGGTTCCGGACCCGCTCACCGAGTGGGCCGCGCTGGTCGCGCTCGCGGCGACGATGGTCGAGTTGGCCTACCTGCGCCGGCGGGGTGACCTCTGA
- a CDS encoding DUF58 domain-containing protein, whose product MIDPGFLDELDRFDTSLKRVSNARRQGEQESPDVGEGLTFSDHRRYAAGDDPRLIDWKVYARTEELFIKRFEAERNLTVHVLLDASASMDFGEGDANKFEYGAKLGLGFCHLTAEENNDFRFSLLGDLPDRIDTDASSRGEVLRLVERLNETTPGGDGDITAALSTYAETIHSRSLVIIVSDLLFDPDDVASGLAALARNDVLVAQVLTPDELDPEATGDAIFEDPESEATRRTYFGGSAARQYTDRLQRHLAAVDERCQALGIERELVDTGAEFFDTFADLWLGARFGGERRGGRGGG is encoded by the coding sequence ATGATAGACCCCGGCTTCCTCGACGAACTCGACCGCTTCGACACCTCGCTGAAGCGCGTCTCGAACGCCCGGCGGCAGGGCGAACAGGAGTCGCCGGACGTGGGCGAGGGGCTCACGTTCAGCGACCACCGCCGGTACGCCGCCGGCGACGACCCGCGGCTCATCGACTGGAAGGTGTACGCCCGGACCGAGGAGCTGTTCATCAAGCGGTTCGAGGCCGAGCGGAACCTGACGGTCCACGTCCTCCTCGACGCCTCGGCGTCGATGGACTTCGGCGAGGGCGACGCGAACAAGTTCGAGTACGGCGCGAAGCTCGGCCTCGGCTTCTGTCACCTGACGGCCGAGGAGAACAACGACTTCCGGTTTTCGCTCCTCGGAGATTTGCCCGACCGCATCGACACCGACGCGTCGAGCCGCGGCGAGGTGCTCCGACTGGTCGAACGGCTCAACGAGACGACGCCCGGAGGCGACGGCGACATCACGGCCGCGCTGTCGACGTACGCCGAGACCATCCACTCGCGGTCGCTCGTGATCATCGTGAGTGACCTGCTTTTCGACCCCGACGACGTGGCTTCCGGCCTCGCCGCGCTCGCGCGAAACGACGTGCTCGTCGCGCAGGTGCTCACCCCGGACGAACTCGACCCCGAGGCGACGGGCGACGCCATCTTCGAGGACCCCGAGTCCGAGGCGACGCGCCGGACCTACTTCGGCGGGTCGGCGGCGCGGCAGTACACAGACCGCCTCCAGCGCCACCTCGCGGCGGTCGACGAGCGGTGTCAGGCGCTCGGCATCGAGCGCGAACTCGTCGACACCGGCGCGGAGTTCTTCGATACGTTCGCCGACCTCTGGCTCGGCGCGCGGTTCGGCGGAGAACGGCGCGGTGGCCGCGGTGGCGGCTGA
- a CDS encoding AAA family ATPase, with translation MSDNPDRFGDDGQRTAVDGDAAVPTDDDLSIEELQASVGAVRDEVGKRIIGQHDVVERLLVCVLCDGNALLESNPGLGKTTLVRALSDATDLGFSRVQNTPDLMPSDITGTEIIRETPEGRDFVFERGPIFANVVLADEINRATPKTQAALLEAMQEKQVTAAGETYELPDPFFVLATQNPIDQGGTYPLPEAQTDRFLMKILVDYPEFDEERTIVKQYAEGGESPEVERVLPRTHLLAAQQLVRQVPISDDIRNRTIELVRSTREDEQVEFGASPRASMALVLAAKARAFVHGRTHVSWEDVVEMAPPVIRHRIILDFRAEREGLDPDDVIQRLLNE, from the coding sequence ATGAGTGACAACCCAGACCGATTCGGAGACGACGGACAGCGAACCGCGGTCGACGGCGACGCCGCGGTCCCGACGGACGACGACCTCAGCATCGAGGAACTCCAAGCGAGCGTCGGCGCGGTCAGAGACGAGGTCGGAAAGCGCATCATCGGCCAGCACGACGTGGTCGAGCGACTCCTCGTCTGCGTCCTCTGCGACGGCAACGCGCTGCTCGAATCGAACCCCGGACTGGGGAAGACGACGCTCGTGCGAGCCCTCTCGGACGCGACGGACCTGGGGTTCTCGCGCGTGCAGAACACGCCCGACCTGATGCCCTCGGACATCACGGGCACCGAGATCATCCGCGAGACGCCGGAGGGCCGCGACTTCGTGTTCGAGCGCGGCCCCATCTTCGCCAACGTCGTCCTCGCCGACGAGATAAACCGCGCGACGCCGAAGACGCAGGCCGCGCTCCTCGAAGCCATGCAGGAAAAGCAGGTGACCGCCGCGGGCGAGACCTACGAGCTTCCGGACCCGTTTTTCGTCCTCGCCACGCAGAACCCAATCGACCAGGGCGGCACCTACCCGCTGCCGGAGGCGCAGACCGACCGCTTCCTGATGAAGATTCTCGTCGACTACCCCGAGTTCGACGAGGAGCGGACCATCGTCAAGCAGTACGCCGAGGGCGGCGAGTCGCCCGAGGTCGAGCGCGTCCTGCCGCGGACGCACCTGCTCGCCGCGCAGCAACTCGTCCGGCAGGTGCCCATCTCCGACGACATCCGCAACCGGACTATCGAACTGGTCCGCAGCACTCGCGAGGACGAGCAGGTCGAGTTCGGCGCGAGCCCCCGCGCGAGCATGGCGCTCGTGCTCGCCGCGAAGGCGCGGGCGTTCGTCCACGGGCGCACTCACGTCTCGTGGGAGGACGTGGTCGAGATGGCCCCGCCGGTCATCAGACACCGCATCATCCTCGACTTCCGGGCGGAGCGCGAGGGACTCGACCCCGACGACGTGATTCAACGGCTGTTGAACGAGTGA
- a CDS encoding DUF7502 family protein, with amino-acid sequence MSETTPDDAAADERGSPDDAGAARREEMADAVSEVRREAAKAAVVSSVVDAAVATLLANVAFRVVELPVRSSVSLGFLPRVDPAVSVHVGVPLALAVGLLVGVAEYLILMRVPAVEQFEEVNPSVAEALRTARDLVADDGNPNRDSRMSVALYDDVLARLRESSSVELLPTRRIVGALLVALLLSAGSIQVAISDIQFEGLAGETTPSGDLPDASDDETRLQNGSSILGDPEDVAAGSEQLNATVAGTGGSGDGDGPESAAAAYDSTGYGGDSAVESQRAGYLADDTLEEADLIRDYTLEIRENEDE; translated from the coding sequence ATGTCTGAAACGACCCCCGACGACGCCGCCGCAGACGAGAGAGGTTCGCCCGACGACGCGGGAGCCGCTCGCCGCGAGGAGATGGCCGACGCCGTGAGCGAGGTTCGCCGGGAGGCCGCGAAGGCCGCCGTCGTTTCCAGCGTCGTCGACGCCGCGGTGGCGACGCTGTTGGCGAACGTCGCGTTCCGGGTCGTCGAACTCCCCGTCCGGTCGTCGGTGTCGCTCGGCTTCCTCCCGCGGGTGGACCCGGCCGTCTCGGTCCACGTCGGCGTCCCGCTCGCCCTCGCGGTGGGCCTCCTCGTCGGCGTCGCGGAGTACCTCATCCTGATGCGGGTGCCGGCGGTCGAGCAGTTCGAGGAAGTGAACCCGTCGGTCGCCGAGGCGCTGCGGACCGCCCGCGACCTCGTCGCCGACGACGGGAACCCGAACCGCGACTCGCGCATGTCGGTCGCGCTCTACGACGACGTGCTGGCCCGCCTTCGGGAGTCGTCGTCGGTGGAACTGCTGCCGACCCGCCGCATCGTCGGCGCGCTGCTCGTCGCGTTGCTCCTCTCGGCGGGGAGCATCCAGGTCGCCATCTCGGACATCCAGTTCGAGGGACTCGCCGGCGAGACCACCCCGTCGGGCGACCTCCCCGACGCGTCCGACGACGAGACGCGGCTTCAAAACGGCAGTTCCATCCTCGGTGACCCCGAGGACGTGGCCGCCGGGTCGGAGCAGTTGAACGCCACCGTCGCCGGAACCGGCGGCAGCGGCGACGGCGACGGACCGGAGTCGGCGGCAGCGGCCTACGACTCGACCGGGTACGGCGGCGACAGCGCCGTCGAGAGCCAGCGCGCCGGCTATCTCGCCGACGACACGCTCGAAGAGGCCGACCTGATTCGCGACTACACCTTAGAGATACGAGAGAACGAAGATGAGTGA
- a CDS encoding EamA family transporter gives MNYLSWAVVALGAYSLVAPLMKVATTGQAKIPSDVAALVANGVLVVGTVGVIVVSGQSVTDSVISPKLPYVLAAGACLAVGILSYYRALALGPVSIVAPIFGMFLAVSSVVGIVALGEPLTVRKVAGIGFAVLAIALVSID, from the coding sequence GTGAACTATCTCTCGTGGGCGGTCGTCGCGCTCGGGGCCTACTCGCTCGTCGCGCCGCTGATGAAAGTGGCGACGACCGGCCAGGCCAAAATCCCGAGCGACGTGGCCGCACTGGTCGCTAACGGCGTGCTCGTCGTGGGAACCGTCGGGGTCATCGTCGTCTCCGGGCAGAGCGTCACAGACTCGGTCATCAGCCCGAAACTGCCCTACGTTCTCGCCGCCGGTGCCTGCCTCGCGGTCGGCATCCTCTCGTATTACCGGGCGCTGGCGCTCGGCCCCGTCTCTATCGTCGCTCCCATCTTCGGGATGTTCCTCGCGGTCTCGTCTGTCGTCGGCATCGTCGCGCTCGGCGAACCGCTGACGGTTCGCAAGGTGGCCGGCATCGGCTTCGCGGTCCTCGCAATCGCCCTCGTCTCCATCGACTGA
- the arcD gene encoding arginine/ornithine antiporter ArcD produces MGTDRYTPRSYDDIAPDQRPSLKQALVPVLGLVAFLGLGSAWLGLDPHIPLIWSIALVGLLGRFVWGYTWEDLYEGIERSLAMGLQAILILFTIYGVVSTWVAAGTIPTLMYYGLDLLSPQVFLPATALLVGIATFAIGSSWTAVGTLGVAFIGIGSGLGVPEPMTAGAILTGAYAGDKQSPLSDTTNLAAAVTNTDLYDHIRAMRNGTAVAFGLSLVGFVILSLGITGTIPAGQIAEIQTALASSYDITLLAFLPLAVTFGLAAAGYPALTVLLAGAFAGAFTSILVQGASFVTAWQTFMSGTGPETGSELVNSLLASGGVSGSAWTIAVVVAALTLGGLLEQTGVLAVLAHRLQRGIRSPRLLVASTGVSAMLTNALTAQQYMSIVVPGMTLRDTYDEFGLDSSDLSQAIESAGTPTGALLPWHAGGAYMAGVLGVSTLQYAPYYMFGYLSPLVLFAFVLAGVGFSGNGTAQPGRAAPAADDD; encoded by the coding sequence ATGGGAACTGATAGGTACACACCGCGGTCGTACGACGACATCGCCCCGGACCAGCGTCCGTCGCTGAAACAGGCGCTCGTTCCGGTGCTCGGACTCGTCGCCTTCCTCGGTCTCGGGTCGGCGTGGCTGGGGCTCGACCCGCACATCCCGCTCATCTGGAGTATCGCGCTGGTCGGCCTCCTCGGTCGGTTCGTCTGGGGCTACACCTGGGAGGACCTCTACGAGGGCATCGAACGCAGTCTGGCGATGGGGTTACAGGCGATTCTCATCCTGTTTACCATCTACGGCGTCGTCTCGACGTGGGTCGCCGCGGGGACGATTCCGACGCTGATGTACTACGGCCTCGACCTGCTGTCGCCGCAGGTGTTCCTGCCCGCGACGGCGCTCCTCGTCGGCATCGCCACCTTCGCCATCGGTTCGTCGTGGACCGCGGTCGGCACGCTCGGCGTCGCCTTCATTGGCATCGGCTCGGGGCTCGGCGTCCCCGAACCGATGACGGCCGGCGCGATTCTCACCGGCGCGTACGCGGGCGACAAGCAGTCGCCGCTGTCGGACACGACGAACCTCGCCGCCGCCGTCACGAACACCGACCTCTACGACCACATCCGCGCGATGCGAAACGGGACGGCCGTCGCGTTCGGCCTCTCGCTCGTCGGCTTCGTCATCCTCAGCCTCGGCATCACCGGGACGATTCCGGCCGGCCAAATCGCCGAGATTCAGACCGCCCTCGCCTCCTCGTACGACATCACGCTCCTCGCGTTCCTGCCGCTCGCGGTCACGTTCGGCCTCGCCGCGGCGGGCTACCCCGCGCTGACGGTCCTCCTCGCGGGCGCGTTCGCCGGCGCGTTCACGAGCATCCTCGTACAGGGCGCGTCGTTCGTCACGGCGTGGCAGACGTTCATGAGCGGCACCGGCCCCGAAACCGGCTCCGAACTCGTCAACAGCCTGCTCGCCTCCGGCGGCGTCTCCGGCTCCGCGTGGACTATCGCCGTCGTCGTCGCGGCGCTGACGCTCGGCGGCCTGCTCGAACAGACCGGCGTGCTCGCCGTGCTCGCCCACCGCCTCCAGCGCGGTATTCGGAGCCCGCGCCTGCTCGTCGCCTCCACCGGCGTCTCGGCGATGCTGACCAACGCGCTCACCGCCCAGCAGTACATGAGCATCGTCGTCCCCGGCATGACGCTCCGCGACACCTACGACGAGTTCGGCCTCGACAGTTCGGACCTCTCGCAAGCCATCGAGTCCGCCGGGACCCCGACCGGTGCGCTCCTCCCGTGGCACGCCGGCGGCGCGTACATGGCCGGCGTCCTCGGCGTCTCGACCCTCCAGTACGCCCCGTACTACATGTTCGGCTACCTCTCTCCGCTCGTGTTGTTCGCCTTCGTCCTCGCGGGCGTCGGCTTCTCGGGCAACGGCACGGCACAGCCCGGCCGCGCCGCTCCGGCGGCGGACGACGACTGA
- a CDS encoding vWA domain-containing protein gives MAALGSASAVLPALDAVAATTPAAATTPLAWTVEAAGRTLGLQRPLFLVALPVAALLAWALIFRGADGTAGGRSRRLLFASRLLVVVLLVVAAAGPYTVATRMTDGDPQVTLLVDDSDSMAVTEDVASQLASDIEDEGVPVTTSTVARGGSSPIGDAVAANLRPNGTVVLVSDGQVTSGRSLASATTLARDLNATVSAVGVEPTETEQYVTVSGPSKTSVGVENAFLAQVDGVVPEGAEGATVELVVDVDGEEVAREVVNTTGGVEFSQTFETTGTHRVTARIESDDRFQTNDVFRKTVRVVEPPRVLYVSRGDYPFGDYLSQLYDVETAETVPADLSSYHAVVLQDLRAEDVGNTDSLQRFVIDGGGLLTVGGRNAFENGGYDGSSLASMLPVTTGEGASQQTNLVFAIDVSGSAESGMRVQKSVALDALDQLGDENRVGIVGFNYRAYDVAPLRPLGPNRESAADLIRRLESGGATDIAVGLDGAAQQLGDRRGTIILISDGHDRFQDAATLADQLGRDGVSVITIGTGPNPNERTLRAIARASGGNYLRADETDRLRILFGGSNRQYAGDGLTVVDQNDFVTAGVELTANPGSVNDVSVRSGANFLVAADDGTPAVASWRYGLGRVATVTTYAGDGTLDGLLQSPDSLLLTKSTNYVIGDPERKASGVAEVSDTRVDQSTTVVYRGGERPRGVEGLRFSAVSPGVYEATVVPTETGYRDVLDTAFAVNYPVEHAGFGRPAALEAAVSDSGGTMYGPNDAAEIAASARDNAAGVQPVRDDWAVAFVAAAFLLYLIEVLARRVQVYRGRTQSEGGLI, from the coding sequence ATGGCGGCGCTCGGGTCGGCGTCGGCCGTCCTGCCCGCGCTCGACGCTGTCGCCGCCACGACTCCCGCCGCCGCGACGACGCCCCTCGCGTGGACGGTCGAGGCCGCCGGGCGGACGCTCGGCCTCCAGCGCCCGCTGTTCCTCGTCGCGCTCCCGGTGGCCGCGCTCCTCGCGTGGGCGCTCATCTTCCGCGGGGCCGACGGGACCGCAGGCGGGCGCTCCCGGCGGCTCCTGTTTGCGTCCCGGCTTCTCGTCGTCGTCCTCTTGGTCGTCGCGGCCGCGGGACCGTACACCGTCGCGACCCGGATGACCGACGGCGACCCGCAGGTGACGCTCCTCGTCGACGACTCCGACAGCATGGCCGTCACCGAGGACGTGGCGTCGCAGCTCGCGTCGGACATCGAGGACGAAGGCGTCCCCGTCACCACCTCGACCGTTGCCCGCGGCGGGTCGTCGCCCATCGGTGACGCCGTCGCGGCAAACCTCAGGCCGAACGGGACGGTCGTCCTCGTCTCCGACGGGCAGGTCACCTCGGGGCGGAGCCTCGCGTCCGCGACGACGCTCGCCCGCGACCTCAACGCGACCGTGAGCGCGGTCGGGGTCGAACCGACCGAGACCGAACAGTACGTCACCGTCAGCGGCCCGTCGAAGACCAGCGTCGGCGTCGAGAACGCGTTCCTCGCGCAGGTCGACGGGGTCGTTCCCGAGGGCGCCGAGGGCGCGACCGTCGAACTCGTCGTGGACGTCGACGGCGAGGAAGTCGCCCGCGAGGTGGTCAACACCACCGGCGGCGTCGAGTTCTCCCAGACGTTCGAGACCACCGGGACCCACCGCGTCACCGCTCGCATCGAGAGCGACGACCGCTTCCAGACGAACGACGTGTTCCGCAAGACGGTCCGCGTGGTCGAGCCCCCGCGGGTGCTGTACGTCTCCCGCGGCGACTACCCGTTCGGCGACTACCTCTCGCAGCTGTACGACGTGGAGACCGCCGAGACCGTCCCCGCGGACCTCTCGTCGTACCACGCCGTCGTCCTCCAGGACCTCCGCGCCGAGGACGTGGGCAACACCGACTCGCTCCAGCGGTTCGTCATCGACGGCGGCGGCCTGCTGACCGTCGGCGGGCGCAACGCGTTCGAAAACGGCGGTTACGACGGGTCGAGCCTCGCGTCGATGCTGCCGGTCACGACCGGCGAGGGCGCGTCCCAGCAGACGAACCTCGTCTTCGCCATCGACGTCTCCGGCAGCGCGGAAAGCGGGATGCGCGTCCAGAAATCGGTCGCGCTCGACGCGCTCGACCAACTCGGCGACGAGAACCGGGTCGGCATCGTCGGCTTCAACTACCGCGCCTACGACGTCGCGCCGCTCCGCCCGCTCGGGCCGAACCGCGAGTCGGCCGCCGACCTCATCCGTCGCCTCGAGTCCGGCGGCGCGACCGACATCGCCGTCGGCCTCGACGGCGCGGCTCAGCAGCTCGGCGACAGGCGCGGGACGATTATCCTCATCAGCGACGGGCACGACCGGTTCCAAGACGCCGCGACGCTCGCGGACCAACTCGGTCGCGACGGGGTCAGCGTCATCACCATCGGGACCGGGCCGAACCCGAACGAACGGACCCTCCGAGCCATCGCGCGGGCGTCCGGCGGGAACTACCTCAGAGCCGACGAGACCGACCGGCTCCGCATCCTCTTCGGCGGGTCGAACCGCCAGTACGCCGGCGACGGCCTCACGGTCGTCGACCAGAACGACTTCGTCACCGCCGGGGTGGAGCTGACCGCGAACCCCGGCAGCGTCAACGACGTGTCGGTCAGGAGCGGCGCGAACTTCCTCGTCGCGGCCGACGACGGCACTCCCGCGGTCGCGTCGTGGCGCTACGGGCTCGGTCGCGTCGCCACCGTCACCACTTACGCGGGCGACGGCACGCTCGACGGCCTGCTCCAAAGTCCCGACTCGCTCCTGCTCACCAAGTCCACGAACTACGTCATCGGTGACCCCGAGCGGAAGGCGTCCGGCGTCGCCGAGGTGTCGGACACCCGGGTCGACCAGTCGACGACCGTCGTCTACCGCGGCGGCGAGCGCCCGCGGGGCGTCGAGGGACTGCGCTTTTCGGCGGTCAGCCCCGGCGTCTACGAGGCGACGGTCGTCCCCACCGAGACGGGCTATCGGGACGTGCTCGACACCGCCTTCGCCGTGAACTACCCCGTCGAGCACGCCGGGTTCGGCCGGCCGGCCGCGCTCGAAGCCGCCGTCTCCGACAGCGGCGGGACGATGTACGGCCCCAACGACGCGGCCGAAATCGCGGCCTCAGCCCGCGACAACGCCGCCGGCGTCCAACCCGTGCGCGACGACTGGGCGGTCGCGTTCGTCGCCGCCGCGTTCCTCCTGTATCTCATCGAGGTACTCGCCCGGCGTGTTCAAGTGTATCGGGGTCGAACGCAAAGTGAAGGTGGTCTGATATGA
- a CDS encoding DUF7501 family protein, translating into MSQEVQPSVIAYTWDDPTRCPFCLDELESEGEGFMDHLEESPICQQGFGMWRDAVADDVRGEWSG; encoded by the coding sequence ATGTCTCAGGAAGTACAACCCTCAGTCATCGCGTACACGTGGGACGACCCGACTCGCTGTCCGTTCTGTCTCGACGAACTGGAGAGCGAAGGAGAGGGGTTCATGGACCACCTCGAAGAGAGCCCCATCTGTCAACAGGGGTTCGGCATGTGGCGCGATGCGGTCGCCGACGACGTCCGCGGCGAGTGGTCCGGATAG